The following are encoded in a window of Rosa chinensis cultivar Old Blush chromosome 4, RchiOBHm-V2, whole genome shotgun sequence genomic DNA:
- the LOC112197234 gene encoding phloretin 4'-O-glucosyltransferase-like: protein MLLPSPSYILHLPTSRTSSSPSSIHNSYNFCTKHPYTYILLVATTPLCTTRLRNATTTMTQHRFLLITFPAQGHINPSMQFAKRLISTTGADVTFFTATSALRRIGNGSCTPRGLTFAPFSDGYDDGFKPGDDIDLYMSELRSRGSRALADIVVSSANEGRPYTCMVYTILLPWVAVVASELHLQAALVWIQPAAVFDIYYYYFNGYKDLIRNSATANNSDPSHAVELPGLPLVLKSRDLPSFMVDSNPYNFALPLIEEQFELLRKESKPTILVNTFDALEPEALKAIDEFNLIGIGPLMPSAFLDGKDPSDKSFGGDLFENSKNSAYLEWLNSKPKESVIYVSFGSISVLSKIQMEEIAEGLLKSGRPFLWVIRENQKNGEGKEEKEEDKLSCREELEELGMIVPWCSQVEVLSNTSLGCFVTHCGWNSSLESLVSGVPVVAFPQWTDQGTNAKLIEDTWKTGVRVAPNEEGLVVGEELKRCLDLVMESEEMRRNAKKWKDLAREAVSEGGSSDKNLKVFLDQIGDGCFLA from the coding sequence ATGCTCCTCCCATCTCCAAGTTACATCTTACATCTCCCAACATCAAGAACTTCCTCATCTCCAAGCTCAATCCATAACTCGTACAATTTTTGCACCAAACATCCCTACACGTATATACTTCTAGTCGCAACAACTCCACTCTGCACTACGCGCCTCCGCAACGCAACCACCACCATGACGCAACACCGCTTCCTTCTCATCACATTCCCCGCTCAAGGCCACATCAATCCTTCCATGCAATTCGCAAAGCGTCTCATCAGCACCACGGGCGCGGACGTGACCTTTTTCACGGCCACATCTGCGCTTCGCCGCATAGGCAATGGCTCGTGCACTCCTCGTGGCCTGACTTTTGCTCCCTTCTCTGACGGCTATGACGACGGGTTTAAGCCCGGGGACGACATAGATCTCTACATGTCCGAGCTAAGGAGCCGTGGCTCGCGAGCTCTCGCGGATATCGTGGTGTCTAGTGCGAACGAGGGCCGCCCTTACACTTGCATGGTGTACACCATACTACTCCCTTGGGTGGCGGTAGTGGCGAGTGAACTTCACCTCCAGGCTGCGCTCGTTTGGATTCAGCCCGCCGCAGTGTTCGACATATACTACTATTATTTTAACGGCTACAAAGACCTCATCAGAAACAGTGCCACGGCTAATAACAGTGACCCTTCCCATGCAGTAGAATTACCAGGACTGCCACTAGTGCTGAAGAGCCGTGACCTGCCCTCCTTCATGGTGGATTCGAATCCGTACAATTTCGCTCTCCCATTGATCGAAGAACAGTTCGAACTGCTACGAAAAGAAAGCAAGCCAACCATCCTGGTGAACACGTTCGATGCACTTGAGCCGGAGGCGTTAAAAGCAATTGACGAGTTCAACTTGATCGGAATCGGGCCATTAATGCCATCTGCTTTCTTGGACGGCAAGGATCCATCCGATAAATCATTCGGAGGCGATCTATTCGAGAATTCAAAGAACTCAGCGTACCTAGAATGGTTGAACTCGAAGCCGAAAGAATCCGTCATCTACGTCTCGTTTGGGAGCATTTCCGTGCTGTCCAAGATTCAAATGGAGGAAATTGCAGAAGGGTTGTTGAAATCTGGTCGTCCATTTCTGTGGGTGATtagagaaaaccaaaagaacggAGAAGgtaaggaagagaaagaagaagacaaacTGAGTTGCAGAGAGGAACTAGAAGAGCTTGGGATGATAGTCCCGTGGTGTAGTCAAGTGGAGGTTCTGTCAAATACTTCATTGGGTTGTTTTGTGACACATTGCGGCTGGAATTCAAGCTTGGAGAGTTTGGTTTCTGGGGTACCAGTGGTAGCTTTTCCTCAGTGGACAGACCAAGGCACAAATGCCAAGTTGATAGAGGACACTTGGAAGACAGGAGTGAGGGTAGCACCGAATGAGGAGGGTCTTGTTGTGGGTGAGGAGCTTAAGAGGTGTTTGGATCTGGTGATGGAAAGTGAAGAGATGAGGAGGAATGCTAAGAAATGGAAGGATCTGGCAAGAGAGGCTGTGAGTGAAGGAGGGTCTTCTGACAAGAATTTGAAGGTCTTTTTGGATCAGATTGGAGATGGTTGTTTTCTAGCCTAG